The sequence TAAACAGATTCAATATGACGTCGAACTGTTGCGGGACTCAACTCTAAATCCGTAGCAATTTCTTTATAGGTCAAGCCCGAAGCAAATATCCTGGCTATCTGGTCTTCACGCTTGCTCAATAAATCAGTGACATCATTTGCCGGGTATACCTGAAGTAATATCATATCGTCTATTTGTTTGCGGATAAAAACAAGCTTCCTTCTCTTCAGGGGGAGGCTGGCTTTTGTGTGGAGCCAGGCCGCAACTGATTTTGGTAGCACCGGCCCTGACCACTGTGGCCATTGCTGTTTTAGCAGCTGAATACACTCCGGCTCGGAAAATCTGATCCAGGCCTTGTTATCACATAAGACAAGAGCGCTTGTAGAATTCACTTTTGCTAAATTCACCATATGCTGAATCTGATTAGCGTGCAAAGCATTTATCATCAAGGGAAATACAAACTGTTTTGCCAATTGCTCTTTGTCGGTAAATGTTTGTTCCGGGTTTTGTCTA comes from Desulfocapsa sulfexigens DSM 10523 and encodes:
- a CDS encoding LuxR C-terminal-related transcriptional regulator, which encodes MLNQENQIFIGKLIHSINRFPAGQFKQQVMDHLMKLIPFDMALWAGGYTQELQLNNVFLYNLPNSLMDSWEQIKHQDKLLAGLIANPGKTLDVFDFYSRHERENLAIYQQHSKLFGIENAISTAIPNPKTGLLEIMSLYRQNPEQTFTDKEQLAKQFVFPLMINALHANQIQHMVNLAKVNSTSALVLCDNKAWIRFSEPECIQLLKQQWPQWSGPVLPKSVAAWLHTKASLPLKRRKLVFIRKQIDDMILLQVYPANDVTDLLSKREDQIARIFASGLTYKEIATDLELSPATVRRHIESVYKKLMVSNKIELHQALHSD